From Arcobacter lacus, one genomic window encodes:
- a CDS encoding Bax inhibitor-1/YccA family protein, translating to MYNRDYLSNQSSQYSQESSQVQLMSFLKATYQLFAGSLLAATAGAYVGLGIVSLLMGPMKWVLFAIELALIFFVIPRVKHTPGVNLAVLFVFTFITGLTIAPLLAAIFAMPSGASIVGQAFLMTSIAFGGISMFAMTTKKDYSFMGKFLFIALIIVIVAGISNIFIQSSMMQLAIASVSALLFSAFILFDTQNIIKGGYDSPVEAALSLYLDFFNLFISLLQILGIMNSGDRE from the coding sequence ATGTATAATAGAGATTATTTATCAAATCAATCATCTCAATATTCACAAGAATCTTCTCAAGTACAATTAATGAGCTTTTTAAAAGCTACTTACCAACTATTTGCAGGTTCATTATTAGCTGCAACTGCTGGTGCATATGTTGGATTAGGAATAGTAAGTTTACTTATGGGACCAATGAAATGGGTTTTATTTGCAATTGAACTTGCTTTAATATTCTTTGTAATACCAAGAGTAAAACATACTCCAGGTGTTAATTTAGCAGTATTATTTGTATTTACATTTATTACTGGATTAACTATTGCTCCATTATTGGCTGCGATTTTTGCAATGCCTAGCGGTGCTTCTATTGTTGGACAAGCTTTTTTAATGACATCAATTGCATTTGGTGGAATTTCAATGTTTGCAATGACAACTAAAAAAGATTACTCTTTTATGGGTAAATTTTTATTCATTGCTTTAATTATAGTAATTGTTGCAGGTATTTCTAATATCTTCATTCAATCATCTATGATGCAATTAGCAATTGCTAGTGTTAGTGCATTACTATTCTCTGCATTTATTTTATTTGATACACAAAATATTATAAAAGGTGGATATGATTCACCAGTAGAAGCTGCACTATCTTTATATTTAGATTTCTTTAATCTATTTATATCATTATTACAAATTCTTGGGATTATGAATAGTGGAGATAGAGAATAA
- a CDS encoding thiamine-phosphate pyrophosphorylase, producing MDNNSSLRLIDANLNRLREGIRVVEDIFRYVYNNKEVATKLKNIRHLARTQNYYELLETRDVKNDVLRESIKSEQNRDNLNSILIANFKRAQESARVLEEFTKLTSIKDSENFKYIRYELYNLEIVLIKITSNSK from the coding sequence ATGGATAATAATTCTTCTTTAAGACTTATTGATGCGAATTTAAATAGATTACGAGAAGGCATTCGAGTAGTAGAAGATATATTTAGATATGTATATAATAATAAAGAAGTCGCTACAAAACTTAAAAATATTAGACATTTAGCTCGTACTCAAAACTACTATGAACTTCTTGAAACTAGAGATGTAAAAAATGATGTGTTAAGAGAGTCTATTAAAAGTGAACAAAATAGAGATAATCTAAATTCAATTCTAATAGCAAACTTCAAAAGAGCACAAGAAAGTGCTAGAGTTTTAGAAGAGTTTACGAAATTAACTTCTATAAAAGATAGTGAAAATTTCAAATATATACGATATGAACTCTATAACTTAGAGATTGTTTTAATAAAAATCACTTCAAATTCTAAATAA
- a CDS encoding methyltransferase domain-containing protein: MQVKNQFSKYANEYKTHNIIQQIVAKSLVRELKSKPKRILELGCGSGQVFSNIFWEIEFYKAIDASSSMCELHPKAKNIEVKCLNFDSEEFFNEIKNDSYDMVLSSSALQWSSDLSKIIESLSKITKEINTVLFTSNTFKTIQKITNTKSPILDEDSIKNSFSKYFECEFETILYKLEFDNKKDLFDYIKKSGVSGEKSLSYSDSKKLYKEYDLNYLEFEVIFIKTISKL, from the coding sequence TTGCAAGTTAAAAATCAATTTTCAAAATATGCTAATGAGTATAAAACTCACAATATTATTCAACAAATTGTAGCAAAATCACTTGTTCGAGAGTTAAAATCTAAACCAAAAAGAATTTTAGAATTAGGTTGTGGTTCTGGACAAGTTTTTTCTAATATCTTTTGGGAAATTGAGTTTTATAAAGCAATAGATGCTTCATCTTCAATGTGTGAACTTCATCCAAAAGCAAAAAATATAGAAGTAAAATGTCTAAATTTTGATAGTGAAGAATTTTTTAATGAGATAAAAAATGATAGTTATGATATGGTTTTATCATCTTCTGCGTTACAATGGTCAAGCGATTTATCTAAAATTATTGAGTCATTATCTAAAATTACAAAAGAGATAAATACTGTTTTATTTACCTCAAATACTTTTAAAACTATACAAAAAATCACAAATACGAAATCACCAATTTTAGATGAAGATAGTATAAAAAACTCTTTTTCTAAATATTTTGAGTGTGAATTTGAAACTATTTTATACAAATTAGAATTTGATAATAAAAAAGACTTATTTGATTATATTAAAAAATCTGGAGTTAGTGGAGAAAAATCTCTTTCATATAGTGATTCGAAAAAATTATATAAAGAGTATGATTTAAATTATTTAGAATTTGAAGTGATTTTTATTAAAACAATCTCTAAGTTATAG
- the secG gene encoding preprotein translocase subunit SecG — MTSTLLIVQFVLAVLITITVLLQKSSSIGLGAYSGSNESVFGAKGPANFLTKATMALGLAFVINTLVLGYFYNEQRNKSAIDSVKTESLIPATPVTQTPTAPVAPTSQIPTSSEK, encoded by the coding sequence ATGACATCTACACTTTTAATAGTTCAATTTGTTTTAGCTGTACTTATAACTATTACTGTTTTACTTCAAAAAAGCTCAAGTATAGGACTTGGAGCATATAGCGGAAGTAACGAATCAGTTTTTGGAGCAAAAGGTCCAGCAAACTTTTTAACAAAAGCAACAATGGCATTAGGATTAGCTTTTGTGATAAATACTTTAGTTTTAGGATACTTTTATAATGAACAAAGAAATAAAAGTGCTATCGATTCAGTAAAAACAGAATCTTTAATCCCAGCAACTCCAGTAACACAAACTCCAACTGCACCAGTTGCACCAACAAGCCAAATTCCAACATCTTCTGAAAAATAA
- the frr gene encoding ribosome recycling factor encodes MLQEVYAQTKEHMEKSIESLKKDYKSLRTGKVNTNILDGIKVDYYGTMTDLSQVGSVLATDATTITINPWEKNLLGTIEKAIQNANIGVNPNNDGQIIKLFFPPMTVDQRQETAKHAKTMTDNAKVAIRNIRQNSNNKVKTLLKDKAITEDESKKAQDEIQKITDSYVLKADETLKAKEKEILTV; translated from the coding sequence ATGCTACAAGAAGTATATGCACAAACTAAAGAGCATATGGAAAAATCTATAGAATCTTTAAAAAAAGATTACAAATCTTTAAGAACAGGTAAAGTTAATACAAATATTTTAGATGGTATAAAAGTTGATTATTATGGAACAATGACTGATTTAAGCCAAGTTGGTTCTGTTTTAGCAACTGATGCAACAACTATCACAATCAATCCTTGGGAAAAAAACCTTTTAGGAACAATTGAAAAAGCTATCCAAAATGCAAATATTGGAGTAAATCCAAATAATGATGGTCAAATTATAAAACTATTTTTCCCTCCAATGACAGTTGATCAAAGACAAGAAACAGCAAAACATGCAAAAACTATGACAGATAATGCAAAAGTTGCTATTAGAAATATTAGACAAAACTCAAATAATAAAGTGAAAACTCTTTTAAAAGATAAAGCTATTACTGAAGATGAAAGTAAAAAAGCTCAAGATGAAATTCAAAAAATCACTGATTCTTATGTTTTAAAAGCTGATGAGACTTTAAAAGCAAAAGAAAAAGAAATTTTAACGGTTTGA
- the pyrE gene encoding orotate phosphoribosyltransferase translates to MKIEQIYKDASALLEGHFKLSSGNHSRFYLQSAKVLEDPKTAKYLAEELAKEIKKSNLEIDAVCSPALGGLIAGFALATALDVRFIFAERADGEMTIRRGFEVKKGEKYLVCEDIITTGGSALEAAREIEKAGGIVVAYAALANRGFCSRVGSSIERKDNCKLPLDKPLFALEDFAFEMYSPEDCPMCKEGSIAIKPGSRGN, encoded by the coding sequence ATGAAAATAGAACAAATATATAAAGATGCTTCTGCACTACTAGAAGGACATTTTAAATTAAGTAGTGGAAATCACTCAAGATTTTATTTACAATCAGCAAAAGTATTAGAAGATCCAAAAACTGCAAAATATTTAGCTGAAGAGTTAGCAAAAGAGATTAAAAAATCTAATTTAGAAATAGATGCTGTTTGTTCACCTGCTCTTGGTGGATTAATAGCTGGTTTTGCTCTTGCAACTGCACTTGATGTAAGATTTATTTTTGCAGAACGAGCTGATGGTGAAATGACTATTAGAAGAGGATTTGAAGTAAAAAAAGGTGAGAAATATCTTGTTTGTGAAGATATAATCACAACAGGTGGAAGTGCTTTAGAAGCTGCAAGAGAAATCGAAAAAGCTGGTGGAATTGTAGTAGCTTACGCTGCTTTAGCAAATAGAGGTTTTTGTTCAAGAGTTGGAAGTTCAATTGAACGAAAAGATAACTGCAAATTACCTTTAGATAAACCACTTTTTGCACTAGAAGATTTTGCTTTTGAGATGTATAGCCCAGAAGATTGTCCTATGTGTAAAGAAGGAAGTATTGCTATAAAACCAGGTAGTAGAGGAAACTAA
- a CDS encoding RDD family protein, with translation MAKWRDVKHKKNSSLENTTTEDSLIICASIPSRIKAFIVDMFMIMMPLAYLTTYIFMDGKDDFQGSQEARWTLSLTYGLIIIIFWIAKGQTPGLKAYSLKLLNEKTKEKISLPKAILRYIAFLFSSMTIILAFLPFLRKDKKTFQDLVSGTIVIDIDKK, from the coding sequence ATGGCAAAATGGAGAGATGTAAAGCACAAAAAAAATAGTTCTTTAGAAAATACTACAACTGAAGATAGCTTAATTATTTGTGCATCAATCCCTTCAAGAATTAAAGCTTTCATTGTCGATATGTTTATGATTATGATGCCACTTGCATATTTGACTACTTATATATTTATGGATGGAAAAGATGATTTCCAAGGTAGTCAAGAAGCAAGATGGACTCTTTCTTTAACATATGGACTTATTATTATAATCTTTTGGATAGCAAAAGGACAAACTCCTGGCTTAAAAGCTTATAGTTTAAAACTTTTAAATGAAAAAACAAAAGAAAAAATATCTCTACCAAAAGCTATTTTAAGATATATAGCTTTTTTATTTAGTTCTATGACTATTATTTTAGCCTTTCTTCCATTTTTAAGAAAAGATAAAAAAACTTTTCAAGATTTAGTATCTGGTACAATTGTGATTGATATAGATAAAAAATAA
- a CDS encoding MFS transporter: protein MLFFNLSAFYFFYFAAVGIYVIFLPKVLNDIGYSAFDIGIILAVAPLMKFAMPFLFLKHISLNKKMFKKALFLTVIAVTLFYITIEHFYIFMLNNAFLAACLSLILPYLEVTAVTILGKDKYGKARLFGSIGFTIIALVLAKVLTTPFIALHYYLGVVVLTVIFSLLLLKNDFEEKINPISNEVFSFMKHFAFWASIFFMQVSFGSFYNFFTIYELEHGLSLETISYLWAFGVICEILMLYYQAPILKNNLLNIIKFCVGVTAFRWILLYLYPNSLEIVFFTQAIHAFSFALFHSAVVIYLYSLYDNKKLAQQFMFGVGYGLGGFVGALSAGATYGKYLFLYSAIFALFSFISISFVKKA from the coding sequence ATGCTATTTTTTAACCTATCTGCTTTTTATTTCTTTTATTTTGCTGCTGTTGGAATATATGTAATATTTTTACCAAAAGTTCTAAATGATATTGGATATAGTGCTTTTGATATTGGTATTATTTTAGCTGTTGCGCCTTTAATGAAATTTGCTATGCCTTTTTTATTTTTAAAACATATCAGTTTAAATAAAAAAATGTTTAAAAAAGCACTGTTTTTAACAGTTATTGCGGTTACACTTTTTTATATCACAATAGAACATTTTTATATTTTTATGTTAAATAATGCTTTTTTAGCAGCTTGTTTATCTTTGATTTTACCTTATCTTGAAGTTACTGCTGTAACAATATTGGGGAAAGACAAATATGGAAAAGCAAGACTTTTTGGCTCAATCGGTTTTACTATAATTGCTTTAGTTTTAGCAAAAGTTTTAACAACTCCTTTTATTGCTCTTCATTACTATTTAGGAGTTGTTGTTCTAACAGTAATTTTTTCATTATTACTTTTAAAAAATGATTTTGAAGAAAAAATAAATCCAATTAGCAATGAAGTTTTTTCATTTATGAAACACTTTGCTTTTTGGGCAAGTATATTTTTTATGCAAGTAAGTTTTGGTTCATTCTACAACTTTTTTACAATCTATGAATTAGAACATGGTTTATCTTTAGAAACTATTTCATATCTTTGGGCATTTGGTGTTATTTGTGAAATTTTAATGCTTTATTATCAAGCACCAATTTTAAAAAATAATCTTTTAAATATCATAAAATTTTGTGTTGGTGTGACAGCTTTTAGATGGATACTTTTATATTTATATCCGAACTCTTTAGAAATTGTATTTTTTACTCAAGCTATTCATGCTTTTTCATTTGCTTTATTTCATAGTGCAGTTGTTATTTACCTATATTCACTTTATGATAATAAAAAATTAGCTCAACAATTTATGTTTGGTGTTGGTTATGGATTGGGTGGATTTGTAGGAGCATTGAGTGCTGGTGCTACTTATGGAAAATATCTATTTTTATATAGTGCAATTTTTGCACTATTTTCTTTTATTTCTATAAGTTTTGTAAAAAAAGCTTAA
- a CDS encoding zinc transporter ZntB, with amino-acid sequence MKRIPFLGFLLDKKGSALELKYEELNSVDTTDKILWVHFDYSTQEAKDWIRNQCNNSIVADALLADETRPRTTLLGDSLLLALRGVNLDPHSRPENMISIRLFISSNMIISTSRRTLLSVTEIIEELRKGTGVKSTSEFLVELTYRMIDRMDDVIDQLQDRTDYLEENIIDMKNQEFRTEILNVRRETIVLKRYLAPQKEALIKLSNEKISWIDEYRKVEIRETNDQLIRHIEELDTIRDKVILIQEELANSLSEEMNKKMYMLSIISAIFLPLTFLTGLLGINVGGIPGASNDKAFYIFTIILLLVIFSQYIIFKKKKWL; translated from the coding sequence GTGAAGAGAATTCCATTTTTAGGATTTTTACTTGATAAAAAAGGCTCTGCTTTAGAGTTAAAATACGAAGAATTAAATAGTGTAGATACAACTGATAAAATTTTATGGGTTCATTTTGATTATTCTACACAAGAAGCAAAAGATTGGATAAGAAATCAATGTAATAATTCTATAGTAGCTGATGCTCTTTTAGCAGATGAAACAAGACCAAGAACTACACTTTTAGGAGATTCTTTACTTCTTGCTTTAAGAGGTGTAAATTTAGATCCCCACTCAAGACCTGAAAATATGATATCTATTCGATTATTTATCTCTTCAAATATGATTATTAGTACAAGTAGAAGAACTTTATTGTCTGTTACTGAAATTATTGAAGAGTTAAGAAAAGGTACAGGAGTAAAAAGTACTTCTGAATTTTTAGTAGAGTTGACTTATCGTATGATTGATAGAATGGATGATGTTATTGACCAACTTCAAGATAGAACCGATTATTTAGAAGAAAATATAATTGATATGAAAAATCAAGAGTTTAGAACAGAGATTTTAAATGTAAGAAGAGAAACAATTGTTTTAAAAAGATATTTGGCTCCACAAAAAGAGGCTTTAATCAAATTAAGTAATGAAAAAATTTCTTGGATTGATGAGTATAGGAAAGTTGAGATTAGAGAGACTAATGACCAGTTGATAAGACATATAGAAGAACTTGATACTATTCGAGATAAAGTTATTTTAATTCAAGAAGAACTAGCAAATAGTTTAAGTGAAGAGATGAATAAAAAAATGTATATGTTATCTATCATATCTGCAATTTTTTTGCCACTTACTTTTTTAACTGGACTTTTAGGAATAAATGTTGGTGGAATACCAGGTGCTTCAAATGATAAAGCATTTTATATATTTACTATAATTTTACTTTTAGTGATATTTTCTCAATATATCATTTTTAAAAAGAAAAAGTGGCTTTAA
- a CDS encoding YaaA family protein, giving the protein MKILFSPSETKNSGGLNKSFDNSSFVFPELYSFREEILNKYNNFIKTASKAELEKLFGTKKDEIINSYKKDIFQSPIMKAILRYEGVAYDYLEYKALYKNEQKYIDENVLIFSNLFGVLKASDEIPDYKLKQGETFDNLKIEKFYCDSFSSKLDEFLEDEDIIDLRAGFYEKFYQIKKPYTTMKFIKDGKVVSHWAKAYRGIILRLLAQNNIQNIDELMSMEIDNLSIAEIKKQKLKTEIIYSIK; this is encoded by the coding sequence ATGAAAATCCTATTTTCTCCAAGTGAAACAAAAAACTCTGGAGGCTTGAATAAATCTTTTGATAATTCTTCTTTTGTTTTTCCTGAACTTTACAGTTTTAGAGAAGAAATTTTAAATAAATATAACAATTTTATAAAAACTGCTTCAAAAGCAGAACTTGAAAAACTTTTTGGAACAAAAAAAGATGAAATAATAAATTCATATAAAAAAGACATTTTCCAAAGTCCAATTATGAAAGCAATTTTAAGATATGAAGGTGTTGCTTATGACTATTTGGAATATAAAGCTTTATATAAAAATGAACAAAAATATATAGACGAAAATGTTTTGATTTTTTCGAATCTTTTTGGAGTTTTAAAAGCAAGTGATGAAATTCCTGACTATAAACTAAAACAAGGCGAAACTTTTGACAATTTAAAAATAGAAAAGTTTTACTGTGATAGTTTCTCTTCAAAACTTGATGAGTTTTTAGAAGATGAAGATATTATTGATTTACGAGCAGGATTTTATGAAAAATTTTATCAAATCAAAAAGCCATATACAACAATGAAATTCATAAAAGATGGTAAAGTTGTAAGTCACTGGGCAAAAGCTTATAGAGGAATTATTTTAAGGTTATTAGCTCAAAATAATATTCAAAATATAGATGAATTAATGAGTATGGAAATTGATAATCTTTCAATTGCAGAAATAAAAAAACAAAAATTAAAAACAGAAATTATATATTCTATAAAATAA
- a CDS encoding ComEA family DNA-binding protein yields MKKIVALFALCGTLVFGAINLQTASKEELMNIKGIGEKKAEQIIEYRKTNTIKSADDLKNIKGFGDNIVSNVKENNMDSIKEKTKKETKDKSEELNNKLNEKTSSLLK; encoded by the coding sequence ATGAAAAAGATTGTTGCATTATTTGCATTATGCGGAACATTGGTTTTTGGTGCTATTAATTTACAAACAGCCTCTAAAGAAGAACTTATGAATATCAAAGGAATAGGTGAGAAAAAAGCTGAACAAATTATAGAATATAGAAAAACAAATACTATTAAAAGTGCAGATGATTTGAAAAACATCAAAGGCTTCGGTGATAATATTGTTTCAAATGTAAAAGAAAACAATATGGATAGTATAAAAGAGAAAACTAAAAAAGAGACAAAAGATAAATCTGAAGAGTTGAATAATAAACTCAATGAAAAAACTTCAAGTTTATTGAAATAA
- a CDS encoding DUF4198 domain-containing protein, whose product MIKKFGLIVLFSIIVSVQSVAHDFWIHSTSYTLPWNKLGAITNLYMGHGHLYPVDEVFDGDVKFKIVQPDNKEKVIEKKLLGYKEILKKEGTYIVSGKTNPAFWTYYFDEKGNKSWKAGTKQDVKNIISSKQYNKFAKAILDVGETKDENYSKVLGDALEIIPMENPNKLVGNGQYLTVKILFKNEPLASSKVYGSYAGFSNNGDYAFVTTTNKDGLAKIKLSHSGYWILKTDYSEAASKELEDKVNEIFYVATLTFQAQ is encoded by the coding sequence ATGATTAAAAAATTTGGTTTAATAGTTCTATTTAGTATAATAGTATCAGTACAAAGTGTAGCTCATGATTTTTGGATACATTCTACGAGTTATACTCTTCCTTGGAATAAATTGGGAGCAATAACAAATTTATATATGGGACATGGACATTTATATCCTGTAGATGAAGTCTTTGATGGTGATGTTAAATTTAAAATAGTTCAACCAGATAATAAAGAAAAAGTTATCGAAAAAAAACTTTTAGGTTATAAAGAAATATTAAAAAAAGAGGGAACTTACATAGTTTCAGGTAAAACAAATCCTGCTTTTTGGACATATTACTTTGATGAAAAAGGAAATAAAAGTTGGAAAGCTGGAACAAAACAAGATGTAAAAAATATAATCTCAAGTAAACAATATAATAAATTTGCAAAAGCAATTTTAGATGTTGGAGAAACAAAAGATGAAAATTACTCAAAAGTTTTAGGAGATGCTTTAGAAATAATTCCTATGGAGAATCCAAACAAACTTGTTGGAAATGGTCAATACTTAACAGTAAAGATACTATTTAAAAATGAGCCTTTGGCTTCTTCAAAAGTTTATGGTAGTTATGCAGGATTTTCAAATAATGGAGATTATGCTTTTGTAACAACTACAAATAAAGATGGACTTGCAAAAATTAAGTTAAGTCATTCTGGATATTGGATATTAAAAACGGACTATTCTGAAGCTGCATCAAAAGAGCTAGAAGATAAGGTTAATGAAATTTTTTATGTAGCAACATTAACTTTTCAAGCTCAATAA
- a CDS encoding metallophosphoesterase encodes MIFLTFIITLFHEIISFGIKKTKYTKNRREFFKKGLDIGVISAVIATNAKAIDNARHIELEIVDVKINNLKKPYKIIQISDIHIGGLITKNFIKSMVDKINLLNADIVVITGDLVDTKLEFARPALDELKNLQSKYGTYFIVGNHEYFHGVKPIIDYVNSLGIKTLENQNVYIGEKDEGFYLAGVYDRFGFRYGSYIPDINKALENCENNPTILLAHQPKYINEIKDTKNIDLILCGHTHGGQIFPFNFLVKLEQPYVKGLHQHNDTTQVYVNKGTGFWGPPMRLGASSEITVLRLS; translated from the coding sequence ATGATTTTTCTAACATTTATTATTACTTTATTTCATGAAATCATCTCTTTTGGTATAAAAAAAACAAAATATACTAAAAATCGACGAGAATTTTTTAAAAAAGGTTTAGATATCGGTGTTATATCAGCCGTAATTGCAACAAATGCAAAAGCCATTGATAATGCACGACATATTGAACTTGAAATAGTTGATGTAAAAATAAATAATCTAAAAAAACCTTATAAAATAATACAAATAAGTGATATTCATATTGGTGGATTAATTACAAAAAATTTTATAAAATCAATGGTTGATAAAATAAATCTTCTAAATGCAGATATTGTTGTAATAACCGGTGATTTAGTTGATACTAAACTAGAGTTTGCGCGTCCAGCACTTGATGAATTAAAAAATTTACAATCAAAATATGGAACATATTTTATAGTTGGAAATCACGAATATTTTCATGGAGTAAAACCAATCATTGATTATGTAAACTCTTTAGGAATTAAAACTTTAGAAAATCAAAATGTTTATATTGGAGAAAAAGATGAAGGTTTCTATTTAGCTGGAGTTTATGATAGATTTGGTTTTAGATATGGTTCATACATTCCTGATATAAATAAAGCTTTGGAAAACTGTGAAAATAATCCGACAATTTTATTAGCACATCAACCAAAATATATAAATGAAATAAAAGATACAAAAAATATTGATTTAATACTTTGTGGACACACTCATGGTGGACAAATCTTTCCATTTAATTTTTTAGTAAAACTTGAACAACCTTATGTAAAAGGACTTCACCAACATAATGATACAACTCAAGTTTATGTAAATAAAGGAACTGGATTTTGGGGACCACCTATGAGGTTAGGGGCTTCAAGTGAGATAACAGTTCTGAGGTTGTCATAA
- a CDS encoding hemerythrin family protein, with protein MLIDKETLPLVDMDFMNETHFEDVDLINELYENIVTYEKDSSNESFGILKSQYKKWQDHTINHFKTEEDEMQKKGFFAYPFHKGEHDSNLYQINIVWKNFETKRDIKELKNYIEKDLVDWLISHILSMDTVTARFFKTGMSPCGMH; from the coding sequence ATGCTTATAGATAAAGAAACATTACCATTAGTTGATATGGATTTTATGAACGAAACACATTTTGAAGATGTAGATTTGATAAATGAACTTTATGAAAATATTGTGACTTATGAAAAAGATAGTTCAAATGAAAGTTTTGGAATTTTAAAATCACAATATAAAAAGTGGCAAGATCACACTATAAATCATTTTAAAACAGAAGAAGATGAAATGCAAAAAAAAGGTTTTTTCGCATATCCATTTCATAAAGGTGAACATGATTCAAATTTGTATCAAATAAATATAGTTTGGAAAAATTTTGAAACAAAAAGAGATATAAAAGAACTAAAAAATTATATAGAAAAAGATTTAGTAGATTGGTTGATAAGTCATATTTTAAGTATGGATACTGTAACTGCAAGATTTTTCAAAACTGGAATGAGTCCTTGTGGAATGCATTAA